In the Spirochaeta lutea genome, one interval contains:
- a CDS encoding serine hydrolase domain-containing protein encodes MNRKIKIIIRIGLFLGTLISLVFVPWPMVTAWIQPLPKTIQEQVDRAGDYGFDGIVVGVQYHGNHFETYTSGYKNRVRKTPADPDALFKIASVGKLYTAVGIAKLVRDGSLSLEKTLGDYLPELIGRIEHAGTITVNMLVTHRSGIPNYTDTSMYWVNPKETADEQLALVLNLPADFKPDERYAYSNTNYLLLGKIMDRVLGYDHFQYIREAILEPLNLTRTFGSITEVDMEDVMSGYYVGYDADLKTVNNGSILATAEDLSKFIRALNDGSVFRDATEQNIYPSIYEYGHTGLIPGYQTIANYHPDIDAVVVQFTNTVDFEGYNWSMSEIMHNPGS; translated from the coding sequence ATGAATCGTAAAATAAAAATCATCATTAGAATCGGCTTATTCTTGGGGACGCTCATCTCCTTGGTTTTCGTTCCATGGCCCATGGTAACCGCGTGGATTCAGCCGCTGCCGAAAACCATTCAGGAGCAGGTTGATAGGGCCGGGGATTACGGGTTTGACGGAATCGTTGTGGGGGTGCAGTACCATGGGAATCACTTCGAAACCTATACTTCCGGCTACAAGAACAGAGTGCGTAAAACCCCGGCTGACCCGGATGCCCTATTTAAAATCGCCAGTGTCGGAAAACTGTACACGGCCGTTGGGATTGCAAAATTGGTCCGGGATGGATCATTGTCCTTAGAAAAAACCTTGGGAGATTACCTACCTGAACTGATCGGTAGAATCGAGCATGCCGGCACCATCACCGTGAACATGCTGGTAACCCATAGGAGCGGGATTCCAAACTATACCGACACCTCCATGTATTGGGTTAATCCGAAAGAGACGGCGGATGAACAACTCGCCCTTGTACTGAACCTGCCTGCGGATTTTAAGCCCGACGAGCGCTACGCCTATTCCAATACGAACTACCTCTTACTCGGCAAAATAATGGACCGCGTTCTCGGGTACGATCATTTTCAATACATTCGTGAAGCGATTCTCGAGCCCCTGAATTTGACTCGAACCTTTGGATCTATTACCGAAGTGGACATGGAGGACGTCATGAGCGGGTATTATGTGGGCTATGATGCCGATTTGAAAACCGTTAACAACGGTTCCATCCTGGCAACCGCGGAAGACCTAAGCAAGTTCATCCGCGCACTCAACGATGGCTCTGTCTTCCGCGACGCAACAGAACAGAATATCTACCCTTCTATCTATGAGTACGGGCACACCGGCTTGATACCGGGGTACCAGACCATTGCCAACTATCATCCCGATATCGACGCTGTGGTCGTACAGTTTACAAACACCGTAGATTTTGAGGGCTATAATTGGAGCATGTCGGAAATAATGCATAACCCGGGTAGTTAG
- a CDS encoding carbon-nitrogen hydrolase family protein: protein MNTKSTSTEPGETMNIALLQILPEQTLEGNLQKGIEACRRAKEQGADIALFPEMWSVGYRIPEDFQALKQSAIETGSPFVTRFGTLARELDMAIGITLLEKHEPLPRNTLCLFDRFGRMVLSYAKVHTCDFGDECRLSPGDDFYVAELDTARGPVKIGAMICYDREFPESARILMLKGAELILVPNACPMEINRLSQLRARAFENMVGIATVNYPAGQPDCNGHSSAFDGIAYRPGEPGSRDTLVVEAGESEGIYMAAFPLKELRDYRKHEVHGNAYRYPQKYAILTSETIDEPFIRPDFGLNRKPGPSTQAGGR, encoded by the coding sequence ATGAACACCAAGTCAACGTCTACAGAACCCGGCGAAACTATGAACATCGCGCTCCTGCAGATTCTACCCGAGCAGACTCTGGAGGGCAATCTGCAGAAGGGAATAGAGGCGTGCCGGCGGGCCAAGGAGCAGGGCGCCGATATCGCCCTGTTTCCGGAAATGTGGAGTGTGGGATACCGGATTCCGGAAGATTTCCAGGCCTTGAAACAGAGCGCCATTGAAACCGGCAGTCCCTTTGTAACCCGGTTCGGGACCCTTGCCCGGGAATTGGACATGGCCATCGGTATTACCCTTCTGGAGAAACACGAACCCCTTCCGAGAAATACCCTCTGCCTATTCGATCGCTTCGGACGGATGGTCCTATCCTACGCCAAGGTGCATACCTGCGATTTCGGGGACGAGTGCCGGCTATCTCCCGGGGATGATTTTTACGTTGCGGAGCTGGATACTGCCAGGGGACCGGTGAAGATTGGCGCCATGATCTGTTACGACCGGGAGTTTCCCGAGAGCGCGCGGATTCTCATGCTGAAGGGCGCCGAACTGATTCTGGTTCCCAATGCCTGCCCCATGGAAATTAACCGGCTCTCCCAACTCCGGGCGCGGGCCTTTGAGAATATGGTGGGGATCGCCACGGTTAACTATCCTGCGGGGCAGCCGGACTGCAACGGCCATTCATCCGCCTTCGACGGCATCGCATACCGGCCTGGGGAACCGGGATCCCGGGATACCCTAGTGGTGGAGGCCGGAGAATCCGAAGGGATTTACATGGCTGCCTTTCCCCTTAAGGAGCTTCGGGACTACCGAAAACACGAGGTTCATGGCAATGCCTACCGGTACCCTCAGAAGTATGCCATCCTGACCTCAGAAACCATTGACGAACCCTTCATCCGGCCGGATTTTGGGTTGAACCGAAAACCCGGGCCATCAACCCAGGCAGGAGGGAGGTGA
- a CDS encoding polysaccharide deacetylase family protein, whose protein sequence is MKKVLQCISLFLILLLLLGGAAFLYSRPWQNALFVRPLHTIPGDERVVALTFDDGPGKERTPGLLGLLNHHGIQATFFMLGKNIEQHPEIARAVYEEGHLIGNHSYDHPRLMFRSPSFVRDQIVKTDGLIKSLGQREVRFFRPPYTSKFVVLPWVLRSMDKVLVTGSYDPPSEYHSPYDAQNVAREVIENTRPGSIIYLHDGKDSDAQEFVESVELIILGLRERGFRFVRLDYRE, encoded by the coding sequence ATGAAAAAAGTCCTTCAATGTATATCGCTATTCTTGATCCTCCTTTTACTGTTGGGAGGTGCCGCGTTCCTGTACAGCCGTCCGTGGCAGAATGCCCTGTTTGTGAGGCCTCTTCATACCATCCCGGGGGATGAGAGGGTGGTCGCCCTGACCTTCGACGACGGGCCGGGTAAAGAACGGACGCCTGGGTTGCTCGGGCTGTTGAATCACCATGGAATACAAGCAACATTCTTCATGCTGGGAAAGAATATTGAACAGCACCCGGAGATTGCCCGGGCGGTGTACGAAGAGGGGCATTTGATCGGGAACCATTCCTACGATCACCCGCGGCTCATGTTTCGATCGCCGTCTTTTGTCAGAGATCAGATTGTTAAAACCGACGGGTTGATCAAATCCTTGGGGCAGAGGGAGGTCAGGTTTTTCCGGCCGCCCTATACCTCGAAATTCGTGGTTCTGCCATGGGTCCTGCGCTCTATGGATAAGGTGCTCGTTACCGGTAGCTATGATCCGCCGTCGGAGTATCATTCCCCCTATGATGCCCAGAACGTAGCCAGGGAGGTGATCGAGAATACCCGGCCCGGATCGATTATCTATCTGCATGATGGTAAGGATTCTGATGCCCAGGAGTTCGTTGAGTCCGTGGAGTTGATTATACTGGGACTGCGGGAACGGGGGTTTCGGTTTGTCAGGTTGGATTACAGGGAATAA